GACGTCGACCCGGTCGTGTCCAGCAGCCGCGCCGTGTTCGGCCAGGCCACCTATGAACTGGTCCCGGGCCTGCGCGCCAGCGCGGGCGCGCGCGCGACCCATGACGAAAAATCGCACGACACCCTGATCGGCTACCAGCAGGCGATCGAGTTCAACCCGGCCACCGACCTGCGCCAGCCGGACGTGGGCACGCTCTCGACCAACAAGACCACCTGGCGCCTCGGCCTGGACTACGACCTGGCCCCGGCCACGCTGCTGTACGGCTCGGTCGCGACCGGCTACAAGGCGGGCGGCTTCAACGACGGTTGCGCGGTCGGCACTACCTCGCGCGGCGCCGCCTGCCTGCCCTCACTGGCGTTGCCGGCCTCGAGCCTGTTCTACCAGCCGGAGACCGTGCGCGCCTACGAGGCCGGCCTCAAGACCCGCTTCTGGCATCGCCGCGCCAGCCTGAACCTGGCGGCTTTCTACTACGACTATCGCAATCTCCAGCTGTCGTCCGAGATCGTGCAGGCCAACGGCAGCCCGGCCTACGAGACCACCAATGCCGGCCAGGCGGCGGTGCGCGGGCTGGAAGCCGACGGCCAGGCGCTGCTCGGCGCCGCCGACCGCATCACCTACGCGCTGACCCTGCTCGACGCCCACTACAGCAGCTACACGCCGGACGGCGTGCATTCCTGGGCCGGCGTCAAGCTCGACCGCGCACCCAGCCGCACCCTGTCGCTCGGCTACGAACACCACTGGATGCTGGCCGGCGGCCGCTTGACGGGCGGCGTTGACACGCGCCTGAGCGGCAGCCACGTGCTGACCATCCCGAGCCAGCTGCTGGTCTACCGCATCCCCGGCCACAGCGCGTCCGACCTGCGCCTGGCGTGGGAACCGGCCGGTACGCGCTGGGGGGTGCAGGCGCGTGTGCGCAACCTGGAAAACGAGGTGCGCCCGCTGACCATCGGCGGCACCGGCTTGACCGTGCCGAGCGACCCGCGCACGGCCGACGTGCGGCTCGATTACCGCTTCTGATCACCCGGGCCCGCGCCGGCGGCGCGCGCGGGCCATCAGGAACAGCGCCGTCAACCGCTTCCGCTATCGACCCATGGAGACCGCATGAACAAGCTGTCGTCCCACCTGCCTCGCCTGTCCGCCGGCCTGCTGGCCGCCTTCCTGCTCGTCCTCGCCGCGCGCGGCTACGGCGAGACCACCATGCTGTTCGTGCTCGGATCGCTGTTCATGTTCGGCCTGTGCTGGACCAGCGCGGCGCACCTGCTGGGCGGGCGCGCCGCCGCGCGCTTCGTGCTGGCGGCGCTTGGCATCGGCTGGCTCGCCGAACAACTGGGCGCGACCCGCGGCTGGTTTTTCGGCAGCTACGACTATACCGAGGTGCTCGGACCGCGCATCGGCGCGGTGCCGGCGATCATTCCGCTGATGTGGTTCGCGCTGTCCTACGCCGGCTACGTGATCGCCAACCTGATCGTGTGGCAAGCCCCGCGCGACGTGCGCGCCGGAGCGGCCCGCGACGGCCTGATGGCCCTGGTCGGCGCGACCGTCGTCACCTGCTACGACCTGGGCGCCGATCCCTACATGGTGTACAAGGCCAAGGCCTGGATCATGCGCGACAAGGACGGCTGGTGGTTTGGCGAAACGGTGCAGGGATTCGCCGGCTGGATGCTGGTCGCGTTCGCGATCCTGTTCGTGTTCCGCATGGCCACGCGCGCGCCCGCGCACGCGCCGACAGTGGACGCGTTGCCGTTCCTGCCGCGCCACGTCGCGACGCCGCTGGCGATGTACGCCGGCCTGATGCTGTTCCAGGTGTTCCTCGGCTATCCGGTCGAGACGCGCTCGATCGCCCTGTTCGCGATGGGCTTTCCGCTGCTGACGGCGCTCTGCGGCCTGCTGCGCTGGCGCCAGGCGCACCGTGCAGGCGCGGACGAGGCCGGATCGGCCGCCGTCACGTACGCCGAGGCCGCACCGACGCTGCAGGAAGCGGCATGAAACGCGACGACCTGCCCGGCGCATTCCCATCCCCGTCCCTGGCCAGCCTGCGCGCCGATCCGCTGGCCGACGCC
This genomic stretch from Massilia sp. 9096 harbors:
- a CDS encoding carotenoid biosynthesis protein, encoding MNKLSSHLPRLSAGLLAAFLLVLAARGYGETTMLFVLGSLFMFGLCWTSAAHLLGGRAAARFVLAALGIGWLAEQLGATRGWFFGSYDYTEVLGPRIGAVPAIIPLMWFALSYAGYVIANLIVWQAPRDVRAGAARDGLMALVGATVVTCYDLGADPYMVYKAKAWIMRDKDGWWFGETVQGFAGWMLVAFAILFVFRMATRAPAHAPTVDALPFLPRHVATPLAMYAGLMLFQVFLGYPVETRSIALFAMGFPLLTALCGLLRWRQAHRAGADEAGSAAVTYAEAAPTLQEAA